The Capsicum annuum cultivar UCD-10X-F1 chromosome 3, UCD10Xv1.1, whole genome shotgun sequence genomic sequence CTTACAATCCGCCTTGTCTCTTCTCACGAGATTATTTCGCCCTCCAATCATTTCCCAATAAAAGCTTCCACGCTCCACACCCTCACGACGTCCGCAGTCCTACATTTCTTCCACGGACCGTGTGAACACCTTCACAAAGCAGGAGATCAATGATttcctctctctttctccttccataaactttcattttttatcaatacgtttatttttgtttatatatttatagAGAATCAATGGACGAAGAAATGGAGGATTTCATTGTTGAATGTTCGGATGTATACGAAATTGACTCTGAATATGAATTTGACGCTGCTCGCTTTTATGATTTCTGTCGTCCGGAGTCGACCTCCGACGCTGAAGAAGCCGAGCGTTGGTTTCAAACGGCTGGCAACTATCTGCCTTCTCGTAAgtcatacataaaaaataatttacatgCGTGTTTAACTGCTTTTTTTTGGTTGCTTTTGTGTACGAGTTTGACGATAAAATTTCGCGTTGCAAAATTTGTCTTTCAATAGAGAATCAAGAATCATTTGATTTGTATTTGAGTTAATGTCTCTTTGTTTGGCGAGTAGAAAGATTATTTGCTTAGATTAGATATGTTGTTCTGCTGGATTGAATTATTGTTGTCCTTGAAATCATCTTAACAGACTATTAGGAAGTTAATCTGAGAATGCCGGTGGAATGTACAATTGTTCCATGCATTTTTTCATTTCTTCTGATTTAGTGATTGCGAATTATAGAAATACTCTTTCTTTTACAATTTATGTGGCTTTTTTTTTTCGAGAGTCAAACTGCTCATCTTGATCGTGTATTTGGACATGGTTAAGTTTTTCTGAGACAAAATTAACATATTTGGAAACTACATAAACAGTACTACAAGTCAGAATAGCTgacaattcaaaaataattagaaGGTATACAAAAAAGTTGTGGTCTAAGAAAAGCTCGTTTGAATCTCGAAATTCGAAATTTGAGGTAAATTGGGAAAGAGGAACTAGGGAGTAATATGGATAGTTTATACTACAATGACTCTGGTGGAAGCACAAATCTTTGGCTTTAAGTTCCTATAACCTCATAAGTTTTATTTTTGTGGCAgctattattttcttgatcctcTTAATGAGGATTTTTCTATCATGCTTGGTTGGTTTattcactctttttctttttttatttcctgTTTATTTGGAAACTTCTTAGCTCTCATTATTAAGTTAAACCTGGGGAAAGAGATTACAGCAGGAAACTCAAATGGTTGCTCAAGGTTACAAGAAGGGAAAATGGCAAAATCAAAATGCAACAACTCATACATACCTGTTGGTTCTGAAGTTTCGCCCTCCAAATCGAAAACTAAAGGTATATATGTAGGCACGGCCTCATTCACCTTCATAATTCTAGGTTTCAGAACTTCGGAGTTGTTTAGTGACAGTTTAAAAGGGTCCAGTCTCATTCTCTAACTCACATCAGAACATTCATCTAATATAACTATCTGCAAGCATTAGAAGAGAAGCTCTGTTATACAAACACATCCAAATTGAATCTTGTGTTGACTTTTAACTCAAAGTCTGCCTTTTCGTTGTCTGTGCGTAAATTATAATTTGTTCTTTTATGTAAGTGTTTGTAGCAAACTTgttcattataacaactcaagaTTTGAGATAAAACTTGACATTATGATTTCAGTTATCCTTTAAGCTCCATGGAGGTACTTAGTCAAATTAACACCGTTCCTGAATATGTTGGAGAATAAATAATCTATGTTGCTCagattcttcaaaaatgtcaacgggtgcgtgtcggattcaCCAAAAAGTAGTGTATATTTGGAGAATTCGACACGGGTGCGCCATTGAAAGTGAAGAGTCTGCGTAACTTAGTAAATAATTACGAACAAACATGCACATTCAAGATCAGTCTTTGGGTACTTCTAATGCTAGTATTTGCATGTTTAATtgaattattatcttattataatTATGGCTTCATCATTCTTTCCTGTTACTATTAGCTATCTAAGTGATTTTATTAGGCTAGTGACAGTACTCTGTTGACAGTAGATAAACATAGTAATTATATTATCTCCTATATGCACATGGTTAACTAACAAGAGTTCtgaaaaataatttcaacttATATCTTGAAGAACTTCAGCGGTGTTAACTGTTTTCCATTGTAATCCCTCAGGAATGATATCTAAAGGTCGAACGACTCAGGAAATTTGCAAGATAAAGCCAGAGCCAAGATCTTCAATAGCAAGAGGCTCAACTTTAATGAAGCCCACGGCTAGTTATTTGGCTAAACAGAGGTATGTAAAAGATGTATATTCTATCTTCTTTTTTGGAAGGTTATActtatgaattactaaaagatgAAGTAAGTGAAAACTTCCGTGTCTTTTTCATTCCTTCGTGCCAGAATTTCGTAGAAACTATAACGATCAATGACAGCATTACTTAAAAAGCTGTAGTGCAGGCTTGTGTATGTTTCTGCAGTTCATTTTCACTTTGTTGGCTCTCTTGACTTCTCCAACCAGTTAaataattcttgatttttgcttTCATTTTCTCATTCTTCAATTGCTAGGTTTCAGAGTACATCTAACAAGTCTGACATGACAAGCTCACAGAATTCTTTGGCATCTGAAAATATTGGAACCAAAAGGCAAAAGCTAGAAATTGGTTATCTACTTAAGGTGCATGCATCTTGTTGGCTTCTATGTTTTTATTCCACATGTGTATTCCCTAAGCAGAACGGACCCTCGTTTCTCTGTTCTCTTTCAGTATAATGTTTCATCCATCTTACTCCTTCCATAtcaatttattcttttattgatgTATGTCAAGTTTAAATAAGACGACTTATTTGTACTCTCTTCCTAGATCTTGAGACAGTGTCTTCTGTATGGACTGACGCTATTTGCCAATGGACTTCTCTATTTGATCTTTTGGAACTCAGTCTATTCCGGAAAAGTGGTTACTTAAGTAGGCTTTTGGACATGAATTGAGTGATATATCGAAAAAGGAAATAGTATTgaagtaaagttgaaaaaaagtttttggaAGTTGAAGTTGTTCTTTGGACATGCATTCTAGTTGaaacaatattttgaaattttgcgAGGGAATCTTTTTTTACTTGAAAACtagttcaaactatttttcaaGTTTGGAGTGAAAAGTGGACAAATGTATATAACCAAACAAGCTTTTGAAGAAAAGcttgaaaaaagcaaaaaaatccTATGTCCAAACAGGTCCTTCAACTAGTTGTAGTTATGGCATATGAACCAAGCTACGAGCTAGAAAGACGTGGCTgtaaaattatgttattaattttacTTCACTGAAAAGGTGCTCAACATCAGATGTATCTCTAGATAACGACTACGGTCATTGAGTTTAATGAAATAGacataataaaaatttgttttaGGTGCAACTAGAATCCTTTTTGGCACTAGGTACTAGCTTGGTGAAATTACCTCAGTGATTGAACAAGAGCAGGTTATGCTGAGAAAACAGTGGCAATAGTTAGTAATACATTTTCTGTAGCATTTACTCTTCGATGTTAAAGAAAAAATTGGCATGATTTTCATCTCCAAGTGTTATTGGTTTAGTTGTATAAGTTTTAATTGTGTACAGAATTAGCCTGTTCAAGTTGGTTTTCTATCTATAAGATATGTTAGGAAAGTGTTTCCCATTTCTTAAAGCCGTAAActgatagaaatatttttaatacCTCATTTTATCTTGCAAACCAGATTGCTCACATGAAGCATCAACGTCTACTATCGCACAAGATATCCAAAAAGGTACTGTCTGAAGGCTTCTTAATTGTGGTTTCATATTACAGATCATGTTTGAGAACTTCTCAAGCACCATTTTTGTAGCTTGAGATCTTTTATTCTGTTCTGGCAGGATGCTTCCTCCATCTCTAATTCGATACATTCCAAATTTAAAGTTACCGTTCCAAGAGAACCTGAACTAGAAACTCTGCAGAGGGCACAAAGGCGAAGGTAGGCTTTTGCGTACGTTGTTTGGTTTTTTTAGTCTTGCATCTTAGTATAAAACTACTGTCAGTACCAGTTGGTAATCAGCTATAGGGTTTCCTGATTAAAAGTTTCAGGTGCAACGAGGACTCAAATTCAAGTGAAAGCACAAAACCCAAAACCCAAATGCTTAAAGCACAGTCCTTGAACAGAAATGTTGGTATTCCGAGTAGTGCTTTCTTGTGAAAACATTTTAATAGTATTGACTTCTCCACATAATCTTTCATCTGAGCCTTGTCTATTTGTGCTTTCCGCAGATCTTCAAGGATCCTACATTGCCTCCTCTCAGAAAGACTAGAGCACCGTTGCCGGGGTTTGATGTAATTAATCAGTTTTTTTCCACTGCTCTATTTCCTCATTGATATTTAATCACATAGGCGTACTGCTTACCTTGGAAAAGAAAATACTTGCATTCTCCATTCGGTCTCCTTAGTGTGTTCTTGAGTTTTTTGCTTTGGATGGAGTGCTGCTCAACCTTCACCTTACATAGAATACTGTTAGTTTGGGTGTTTTATATTTTCTCCTATCATCGAAAGTACTTTAGAAAACTTACTGGTGTTCCGTACTAATGATGTTTGTGTCTAGATTTTCTAATTGTTGAGGTAGAATGAATTGATGCAGATATACATTATTTATAGGAGTCTTTGATTGTCTGTTGACCATTGTGATCTTTGGGCTTTTGGGAGTAAAGTGAGTGCTTATCTCTTTTTACTAACATTGTGTAGAATGAAGTGATGCAGATATACATTATTTATAGGAGTATTTGATTGTCTGTTGACCATTGTGATCTGTTGGCTTTGGGGAGTAAAGTGATTACTTACCTCTTTTTACTAACATTGGCGTCAGGCTAATTCACATGCACCCCAATCATTCTACCATTTACCTGCATCCTCCCATCAATATTGATACCGGGTAACTCTATAGACCAAAGCTTAGATGGATGAGAAGTAGTCATTTAACTTTTTTGCCTATATGAGATTCGACTTAGGTCTCCCATGGTCTTACTCCCAATTTCAAATCGCTGGGACACACCACAGTAAACAACTGAGCCCTTTTGAACTCTTTGCACTAATTCTAATAAAGTGCAGTTAATCTTGACAAAGAAATATGAAATGTCATTTGATTCCACGACCATTTAGCAATCATATCTGGGCTTGCTGCATTATCCCTATACACAGAGGCTGTAAGGAAATATTTAAGGACAAACACCTAATTCATGAAGCTAtatgttttgttgtattttctcttttatgcTCTAATTTTTCTTGTACTTAACTGATGTCTGATGAACTTAAAGTTTATGACTAAATCATGATTGCAACTTTTGCATATGTTCTGCAACTTTAGTTTCTATGCTTTCAGTTGATGGaagctaactctttcttctcttttatggGTTACTGCAGTTATCAAACTCTCCAAATGCCGATTCTGCCGCACAAAATGCTTTAGTGGACTTTAAAAGGTTCGATGGGCTTCTTTACTTCATCAACCGAGTAAACTATATGTGAAAGAACAAAATCAAAACTATGATGTTCTTAGTTTTGCATAACACTGCTCGACCTTTTTCAGAGATTTCATGAGACattcaaaattcatttatttttccccgGAGAAGAAGCATGTAGAATCTTATCATGAAAAAAGTTAGCATCATTTTTTTAGTTACCATATAGAATTTAACCTAAAGCAACACAAAAGTGTCACGTCTTGTATATCAAGTCCAGCTTGTGCTTATACTGTTTTGGGTTGTTTCTCAGACCAAACACTCAAAATGCTGTGAAGCAGGGAAAATCTTTAACATCACTCAAGTCAAGATCACATAAATGTAACAAGGTAGTGGCCGCCAGACTTACGTTTGCCTATTTTGGTCTTTTTGACTTTTGACTATATGGTATATGCTTAAAGATCAGGTCTTCCTACAGATATTTCCAAGTAGGGAAGATAATGGCATAGGTGATGACACTGGACAAGAAAGTACATACTCAAAGGTAGCACATGATTTCGGTGTATGCTTTTGCTATACAACCCATTAGAAGTGTCTTATCCTCTTTGGTTAATTGGTTCTTTTCCTTGTTTCCTCTTATTAATGATCATTTATCGTATCACAGGAATCTAAATCCATATTTGATGAGAAACTTTCAGTGCATCCTCCAACTGAACTGCTTAATAAGGTACTAGATTTGAAATGATTATGGATGCCATATTTATTCCTTTGAGGGTGTATACTACCAGCTATGTTGTAGCCTGAATGTATCAGACTTTCATATATGTTTTAGCAACTTACTTATGTCTCAACCAATAAAATTCTAATCTTGTTTCCTTTATAATCCTAGTTGTCCCTTAGATCCGAAAAGGAAGCACGTGAAGAATCTCAGCCAAAAAAGAATCCCTCAGCGAAGGTGAGCCTAAAGACTCCTAGATAAGACTCTGTTCATATTATGCAGACGAATAACTTCTGATAGCCACTGCTGTTTCATAGGAGTTGAAGGAGAATGCTCCAAATTGTTTGCCAATTAAATTTTGGGTATGAAGAATAGAAAGATGCTAGATTCTTTTAACTTGTGACTGCAACTTCTTCTGATTGATATTTCAATTATACAGAAATGTGTTGGAAAACCAAATCAGTGTGCAGCAGAGAGGGGCACTCCCAGGATTGGACACTACTCCAGCATGAACAGGTATCCCACTGCATGAGTTTCATAAATAGGAAAACAGAAAGTCCACAGAAGAACTTTTCATCAAGATAACCTTTTACGCTGTAGCTTCTTTTGTTTACTTCTAGAGTTTTATAAAGGGATACTTAAACATATCGCTGGATCCTTAGTCCTTGTGCGATCATAGTTTTAACTCTTAAGGTTATGGACTTGGaaattaaaacaattttttaAGCCCATTTAATTCCCTTTTATTAATATTAGTGAAACCCTTGAAATGTTAGTCAGTAGACTCTGTACTATCATATCTCTTGTTTTATCAAATGATGTTGTACAATAATGACACCATCCTTTAAACCCATTTCAGCTTGAGCCATTTGTTTGAAACCAAGTTTGATTTTAATCTGGCATTGTGTCAACACATGCCTTATCACTTCCAATGGATGCATGCTTTGTCGTTTCGTTTTTTTGGTCTTTGTTTTGGTGAACAACAATTTGATGCCCGAACCCAAAAAAAGAAAGTCTCGtcacaaaaggaaaaagaaaaaaaaatacagatTATTATCGCTAGTTTAATAGCTTAATGTCtgtctgtctctctctctctctctctctctctctctctctctctcttttgaaTCTTTCCATCTAACTTGCACATTGATCTCTCAGGAGCTTGGGAATCCGATGAAAATTTTGTGGCTAATATATGTGGTTGTTGAATTGCTGCTAAGTTGTTGCTTGGATCTAAGATGGTTCCTGCACCTGCAAACCTCTGTTTCATGGAAGGTAGATCCTCCTAATCTAGGAGTTATCTGGAAATTTATGTCTTTAGCTataggaaataaaatattttcctcaAGACTTGCAGCACCCGATTTTTGCGGCTAGCACTGTACATCAAGTCCAATATATAGTATTCCTTTTGGTCTGTTATGTACATCTACAAGGTACATGTGCTAGGATGGGGAGTATAGTCTTTCAAATACGCAATGTATAAACTTATATCAACTCAACAGTTCGCAGGAAATTATACAGAGAGAAAACTTCTACTGTCCGTTACTCAGATCCTCCTTCCTTCAACACATTCCAGTCCAAGGAACACTTTACACTATCATTCTTTCTCCATCTGTTAATAGGACGAAGTGCATCCAATTTTCATTCTACAAAGCCTTCAAGGTATGTGACATTGCAAAGTTCAATTCAAGTTGGACTTTGCTTTGTCTTTTAAGTCTAAACATCACGTAGAATAAAGGAGATTTTGCGCCTTGAGTTGGCTTCACTAGCTCATAGACTTTCTTCATGTGACAGTTCTAATCATAGGCggatttataatttgaactttCTGATTCGAATTCAGAGTTCTTCTACCACCTATTTGATTTAGTGAATTCGAAATTTATTATTTGTTCTTTGTAGTGAATTTTTTTAACACGCATCTAGATTAGTAGGAACCTGTACGTTATAGGTACGCTTTTTATCCAGCTTATTGAAATCTACCGTGACCCATAATTCAGCCACATTCATAGTTGTGCAATCCAAGACACCTATCATTCATTTTAACAAGTTTATTTCACTGCTATTTATCTCTAAGAGCAACTCCTCTTAGAGATCACTCCTCTagttaacccccccccccccaaaaaaaaaaactcttttttaaattttagaaactaCTAATCCTATCTAACTGCACTGCTCTAGGTTGACATCACTGGCCTCGTTGGTAGAAGTGCAATGGAGAAGCCATAAGGAGAAGGCAAGAAGGCCTGACATGTATCTGTCTGCGATATAGTAACAAATTGTTCCCACTTAAATAACTGTTTGACGTATCCCTCTTAGAGTCTGTCCCCATGTCTCAAATAAATCATTTTTATGTACTAGCACCATACCTATGTTTTTTCATAAAGATGAAAATTAACTAGACACTTCAGTcctaaaaatgaaacaaaattcAAACAAAGTTTATTTCCTTAGCAGGAAATGAAAACAGATAATATATTAAGTATTTCAGCAAGATTTCTTAAGTCCCTGAAGAAACAAGCAAGTTAACAAACGGCGGTGCAAAAATCAATCCTGAATTTATTCATAATATAAGCATCTTGTTATAGAAATTAAAACTATTgctaaagtaaataacaaaaagCAAAGAGATGGAGGGACAATTACTAATTATATTACTTTTCTCAACAAGTTTGTTCATctatattataataaaacaaaGGCTATTTTCTTTAGTGGGGGACCCAGGATTTAGGGGTTGTGAGTACTCGAAAGATTCAAGCATACATATTGACACGCAGAACTTTAACGTCCCGCCTGAAAATCAAAACACCACCTATCTTCTTGGTTTCATGGgtattttttctttcatcttacaccaatttttatatatctgttatataattatacctaatttgCGTTGAATTTCATGGGTACCGAAGCACCATAATTTTTAACCTAGATTCGCCCCTGAAGCCAAGCATACAAGAATACTTGTGTAAAAGAGAAAGCAAAAATACATTTGACTACTTGATCACCAAGTTGGAAATGTTACTAAAGAACAAGAAATGAAGAATACAAGATGTACCCTTCATCGGAAAATTAAAATGTCTATGtcgaattaaaattttattttacgtAGATATATACTATTAATGGCCCCCCTTGTCACAGTTGAAATTCGTAGCTAAGTAGTTAAGGGGGTTCAAGATGTCACGGTGGTTGTTGGTTCGATTCTCATTAGCTTACTTATGTCCCTTTTTTAAAACTTCACTGTTCCCCAAACATGGCTCACGATTTCTTTCCCTCATCTATGCCCGTGATTTCTTTCTATTAGTAATAAAAGCTATCACataaagttctatttttcagtATTAGTAACGACTCCATAACACGTATTTAGCAACGCGTCTCCCCGCGCTTCACCTGATGGAGTTGTCAGGAGGCTGCTTCCGGCACGTAAGGAGGTAAATAATGCTCCTCAAGTTGGGAGATCCAGAATCCTATACTAATTGAAGAGAAACTCTCTTACGCGAACACAATTACTGCTCCAACATCATCCACATTTAAACCTAATAGACAGGAAAGGAAAAAGTTCTTGCTTGACATATCACTCATAATGGAATGCCTGTCGTCATCTTTAAAGATAAGGATTACTATGGAGTAATGACAGAAGACTGTAAGTATACTCCAGTGGATCGATTCCTCAAGTCAAGACCCcaaattaataaaattagttCGAGGTTCAAGGAATTGATCACGATTAAAGGATCAGTTAAAATAGGTGTATACGAAAACTATAACATATTCATTGATCTAGTGAATGATGAATACTATCAGAATGTTTGATTTAAAAGGGTGATTGAAATTGAGGGGATACAGATGTGGTTACAAAAAAGGTCCCCCGATTTCAAACCCAAGGAGGATCTCCCGGTTACTCCAGGTTGGGCTCTGTTCCCAGGTTTGCCATTTCACATTAATAACTGGCATTATATTAAGCAAATTTCGATCTCAGTTGGTACATCCTTAGCACTAGATGCAACCACTATTGGTGGAACACGACCAAGTATAGAGAAAATTAGAGTCGAGGTCGACTTACTTAAAACACATCCGGATAGTGTATGGGTTGGTATTGATTATGAAGATTTCACTTTAGGAGtttatacccaaaaaattaattatgaggGTATTCCAAAATATTGCAGAGAATGTAAGAAATTGGGACACAATACTCAAAATTGTAGAGTTCTTGAAAAAAAGAAAGCTTTGGCCGAAGAAGAAGATAATACCAAGAACAATGAAGCCAAAAGCTCAAGTTTTGGTtctgaaaaggaaaaatatgaaactAATTTTGGACAGGAAAATGATAGAAGTAATGACACTAAGCCAAAGCAAGCTAATGGAAATAGTGACCTAGAAAGACCAAATAATAGCAATGGTAACTACAACATGAGATTCGAGGCTGAGAACCTGAAGGGAAGTGAAGATGatatggaaaagaaaagaaaaaataagaagaacgAGAAAAAGATAATGCAAAAAAAGAACATTGTGTGATCCAAGCTGTTCTACCTAAGATCATTGACGAGTGGCAATTTCGTCACTCATTTATATCCCATTTCTTACACATTATTGTGGTTAAATTGATGATATGAGGCTAATTTCCTTATGAGCACTAATTTAGGGTATTTATCGCTTTTCAGGAAAATCTAGTGAAAAAGGAGTTAAGTCAAAGCTATAAAGGAGAAAAAGAGCTGAGCAAGACGAAGCCTGAAGAGGTGTCTCAGAAAAAACCCTCAGATATCCCTTTCGCGATTTTAGAAGTCGCAATCGCGACTGGTCAAAATAGACTGAGAAGTCGCATACGCGACTTGCTGAGTTGCGTCTATGATAGGTCAGGGAATTCAGAGATGTCGCGATCGTGAGAGGATAAATAGTGTACGCGACTGGTACGACAGAAGCAGCAGTAACGATCGcgacaaaaaaaattatgaacgCGATCATCAGGCAGATTCTCAGGGATAATGATAGAATGTCATGTGGCTCAATCCCAATACATAAAAGGCACAAGACCTAACATTTCTGACAACTAGTTTTCATCTTAACTGCTTTGGCACTACTTTTGagataaaaatattcttagagTGACACTAAAGTAAGGAATTAATAATTTCCATTTAATATTTGCTGAAACTCAAATCATGAAAGTACATTTCCCTTAGTTTTCATGGAgtaatttaatgaaaattttggtatatttctaCTTCCCTTCTTTATGAGTATCTAATTctaaatcttggggttatgcttgaataggttgtgaCTAGTATGCGGGTGTTACTTATTTATTCCACTAATTAGCTAGTTGTGATGGGTGTTGTATTTATTTCACGAGTTGATTAAAAATTAGGAGTTGCAAACCCTAATTACCCTTGAACCCATATCATCTTTAAAAGAGAGGATATGGGTGAGGAGtaaatgcaaccaataacttAAAGTGTTTCATTTAATGACAACTCTTAGACTTAATGATGTTAATTGAGGCAATAAATTGTTAAAATTGttacacttatgaggtgttcgaaagaacccatttgtgaaatttggtgttttattgaaagattaacatCAAGACctctaaatctagcctacccatgattCCTAACTAAATTAGAATAGATTTTCAACTACTCATATATTAACTCACACCTAGATTTGCAAAACCCCAAGGTCTATTTCCCATTGATTACACTCTTAGCATTTTCAATCTCAAGATagtattataaaataaagaaattgataCTTTAAACACATTCAAATCAAAtcccccattttacatttatgttgTATTATGCACATTACGGGTCAACCCTTAGTTGACTCTCAATACTCTTGAGCTTTGAATTCTTTGTgatcactccttgtggattcgaccccaacctatgttgggttattatattgacaacgattgcttacacccaCTTAAGAGTATAgcttgagtgttataaaaaatgactGTCATTGCTGGagagtgaaacatagttttcactcTTGTAGTATTTTAGTCACTTTGGGTTATCCGTAGTGTTTTAGTTTacattgtttgttgtttttgttctttattagGTGGGCATAATAGTGCACATGATACTATGAGCCAACACAATAGTAATGCCGACTCTATTAATGGGTTTCTTTAGGGCCAAGATCACCTCATAGATATAGACTAAGCTAGTGCTATTCTATTCCACCAGCGGAAGAAAATAAAGCATTTCACGTTACTAGCGTGatgctttatttattttaaatgaaaGGGTAATTTGGAGATCAATCACACGAGGATGCTAATTTATActtgaagaattttattgatgtgtGTTCTCCATTTGACATAGCCCAcatatatcaagaatcaattaAGTTGCATTTTTTCCATTCTCTTTGATGAGGGAAGCGGTCTTATGGTTGTGGTTTTTGCCCATGGGATCTATCACCTCATGGGTTGAGCTCAGAGAAGCATTCTTAGAGATGTAC encodes the following:
- the LOC107863399 gene encoding protein TPX2 isoform X2, producing the protein MDEEMEDFIVECSDVYEIDSEYEFDAARFYDFCRPESTSDAEEAERWFQTAGNYLPSPLIIKLNLGKEITAGNSNGCSRLQEGKMAKSKCNNSYIPVGSEVSPSKSKTKGMISKGRTTQEICKIKPEPRSSIARGSTLMKPTASYLAKQRFQSTSNKSDMTSSQNSLASENIGTKRQKLEIGYLLKIAHMKHQRLLSHKISKKDASSISNSIHSKFKVTVPREPELETLQRAQRRRCNEDSNSSESTKPKTQMLKAQSLNRNIFKDPTLPPLRKTRAPLPGFDLSNSPNADSAAQNALVDFKRPNTQNAVKQGKSLTSLKSRSHKCNKVFLQIFPSREDNGIGDDTGQESTYSKESKSIFDEKLSVHPPTELLNKLSLRSEKEAREESQPKKNPSAKELKENAPNCLPIKFWKCVGKPNQCAAERGTPRIGHYSSMNRSLGIR
- the LOC107863399 gene encoding protein TPX2 isoform X7; the encoded protein is MDEEMEDFIVECSDVYEIDSEYEFDAARFYDFCRPESTSDAEEAERWFQTAGNYLPSPLIIKLNLGKEITAGNSNGCSRLQEGKMAKSKCNNSYIPVGSEVSPSKSKTKGMISKGRTTQEICKIKPEPRSSIARGSTLMKPTASYLAKQRFQSTSNKSDMTSSQNSLASENIGTKRQKLEIGYLLKIAHMKHQRLLSHKISKKDASSISNSIHSKFKVTVPREPELETLQRAQRRSFRCNEDSNSSESTKPKTQMLKAQSLNRNIFKDPTLPPLRKTRAPLPGFDLSNSPNADSAAQNALVDFKRPNTQNAVKQGKSLTSLKSRSHKCNKVFLQIFPSREDNGIGDDTGQESTYSKESKSIFDEKLSVHPPTELLNKLSLRSEKEAREESQPKKNPSAKKCVGKPNQCAAERGTPRIGHYSSMNRSLGIR
- the LOC107863399 gene encoding protein TPX2 isoform X3; translated protein: MDEEMEDFIVECSDVYEIDSEYEFDAARFYDFCRPESTSDAEEAERWFQTAGNYLPSPLIIKLNLGKEITAGNSNGCSRLQEGKMAKSKCNNSYIPVGSEVSPSKSKTKGMISKGRTTQEICKIKPEPRSSIARGSTLMKPTASYLAKQRFQSTSNKSDMTSSQNSLASENIGTKRQKLEIGYLLKIAHMKHQRLLSHKISKKDASSISNSIHSKFKVTVPREPELETLQRAQRRSFRCNEDSNSSESTKPKTQMLKAQSLNRNIFKDPTLPPLRKTRAPLPGFDLSNSPNADSAAQNALVDFKRPNTQNAVKQGKSLTSLKSRSHKCNKIFPSREDNGIGDDTGQESTYSKESKSIFDEKLSVHPPTELLNKLSLRSEKEAREESQPKKNPSAKELKENAPNCLPIKFWKCVGKPNQCAAERGTPRIGHYSSMNRSLGIR
- the LOC107863399 gene encoding protein TPX2 isoform X4; the encoded protein is MDEEMEDFIVECSDVYEIDSEYEFDAARFYDFCRPESTSDAEEAERWFQTAGNYLPSPLIIKLNLGKEITAGNSNGCSRLQEGKMAKSKCNNSYIPVGSEVSPSKSKTKGMISKGRTTQEICKIKPEPRSSIARGSTLMKPTASYLAKQRFQSTSNKSDMTSSQNSLASENIGTKRQKLEIGYLLKIAHMKHQRLLSHKISKKDASSISNSIHSKFKVTVPREPELETLQRAQRRRCNEDSNSSESTKPKTQMLKAQSLNRNIFKDPTLPPLRKTRAPLPGFDLSNSPNADSAAQNALVDFKRPNTQNAVKQGKSLTSLKSRSHKCNKIFPSREDNGIGDDTGQESTYSKESKSIFDEKLSVHPPTELLNKLSLRSEKEAREESQPKKNPSAKELKENAPNCLPIKFWKCVGKPNQCAAERGTPRIGHYSSMNRSLGIR
- the LOC107863399 gene encoding uncharacterized protein LOC107863399 isoform X5, which encodes MDEEMEDFIVECSDVYEIDSEYEFDAARFYDFCRPESTSDAEEAERWFQTAGNYLPSQITAGNSNGCSRLQEGKMAKSKCNNSYIPVGSEVSPSKSKTKGMISKGRTTQEICKIKPEPRSSIARGSTLMKPTASYLAKQRFQSTSNKSDMTSSQNSLASENIGTKRQKLEIGYLLKIAHMKHQRLLSHKISKKDASSISNSIHSKFKVTVPREPELETLQRAQRRSFRCNEDSNSSESTKPKTQMLKAQSLNRNIFKDPTLPPLRKTRAPLPGFDLSNSPNADSAAQNALVDFKRPNTQNAVKQGKSLTSLKSRSHKCNKVFLQIFPSREDNGIGDDTGQESTYSKESKSIFDEKLSVHPPTELLNKLSLRSEKEAREESQPKKNPSAKELKENAPNCLPIKFWKCVGKPNQCAAERGTPRIGHYSSMNRSLGIR
- the LOC107863399 gene encoding protein TPX2 isoform X1, which translates into the protein MDEEMEDFIVECSDVYEIDSEYEFDAARFYDFCRPESTSDAEEAERWFQTAGNYLPSPLIIKLNLGKEITAGNSNGCSRLQEGKMAKSKCNNSYIPVGSEVSPSKSKTKGMISKGRTTQEICKIKPEPRSSIARGSTLMKPTASYLAKQRFQSTSNKSDMTSSQNSLASENIGTKRQKLEIGYLLKIAHMKHQRLLSHKISKKDASSISNSIHSKFKVTVPREPELETLQRAQRRSFRCNEDSNSSESTKPKTQMLKAQSLNRNIFKDPTLPPLRKTRAPLPGFDLSNSPNADSAAQNALVDFKRPNTQNAVKQGKSLTSLKSRSHKCNKVFLQIFPSREDNGIGDDTGQESTYSKESKSIFDEKLSVHPPTELLNKLSLRSEKEAREESQPKKNPSAKELKENAPNCLPIKFWKCVGKPNQCAAERGTPRIGHYSSMNRSLGIR